Proteins found in one Rhodovulum sp. MB263 genomic segment:
- a CDS encoding glutamate-5-semialdehyde dehydrogenase codes for MKDITEIHSLMADLGARARAASAELAFAAPEAKRRALEAAADAVLRHKPQILAENATDMEYGRDKELSPAMLDRLMLNEARIDAIAAGLRAVAAQPDPVGQVMAEWDMPSGLHIRRVRTPLGVIGVIYESRPNVTADAGALCLKAGNAVILRGGSESFHSSGALHECLVAGLAKARLPEDAILRVPTRDRAAVSEMLTLTQYIDVIVPRGGKGLVGLVQREARVPVFAHLEGIVHIYVDKAADPAKALSVVLNAKTRRTGICGAAECLLIHKDVAATLGADLVAALVKAGVRVHADKSLARLPGTVPATAEDWGREYLDMDIAARVVGNIDGAIEHIRAYGSGHTDAILTEDDAAAARFFERLDSAILMRNASTQFADGGEFGMGAEIGIATGKLHARGPVGAEQLTSFKYLVEGDGTLRA; via the coding sequence ATGAAGGACATCACCGAAATCCATTCCCTCATGGCCGATCTCGGCGCCCGTGCCCGGGCGGCCTCGGCCGAACTGGCCTTCGCGGCGCCCGAGGCCAAGCGCCGGGCGCTGGAGGCGGCGGCCGATGCCGTGCTGCGCCACAAGCCGCAGATCCTTGCCGAGAACGCGACCGACATGGAATACGGCCGCGACAAGGAGCTGAGCCCGGCGATGCTGGACCGGTTGATGCTGAACGAGGCCCGGATCGACGCCATCGCCGCGGGCCTGCGTGCGGTTGCCGCCCAGCCCGACCCGGTGGGACAGGTGATGGCGGAATGGGACATGCCCTCGGGCCTGCATATCCGCCGGGTGCGCACGCCCCTGGGCGTGATCGGCGTGATCTATGAAAGCCGTCCCAATGTCACCGCCGATGCGGGCGCGCTGTGCCTCAAGGCCGGAAATGCGGTGATCCTGCGCGGCGGCTCGGAAAGCTTCCATTCCTCGGGCGCGCTGCATGAATGCCTGGTGGCGGGGCTTGCAAAGGCGCGGCTGCCCGAGGATGCGATCCTGCGCGTGCCGACCCGCGACCGCGCGGCGGTCAGCGAGATGCTGACGCTCACGCAATATATCGACGTGATCGTGCCGCGTGGCGGCAAGGGGCTTGTCGGCCTCGTCCAGCGCGAGGCGCGGGTGCCGGTCTTCGCCCATCTCGAGGGCATCGTGCATATCTATGTCGACAAGGCCGCCGATCCGGCCAAGGCGCTGTCGGTGGTGCTGAACGCCAAGACCCGGCGCACCGGCATCTGCGGCGCTGCCGAATGCCTGCTGATCCACAAGGACGTGGCCGCGACGCTTGGCGCCGATCTGGTCGCGGCGCTGGTCAAGGCCGGGGTGCGGGTTCATGCCGACAAGTCGCTGGCCCGTCTGCCGGGCACGGTGCCCGCCACAGCCGAGGATTGGGGGCGGGAATATCTCGACATGGACATCGCCGCCAGGGTGGTGGGCAATATCGACGGCGCGATCGAACATATCCGCGCCTATGGCTCGGGCCATACCGATGCCATCCTGACCGAGGACGATGCGGCGGCGGCGCGGTTCTTCGAGCGGCTCGACAGCGCGATCCTGATGCGCAATGCCTCGACCCAGTTCGCCGATGGCGGCGAATTCGGGATGGGGGCCGAGATCGGGATCGCGACCGGCAAGCTTCATGCCCGCGGGCCGGTCGGCGCCGAACAGCTGACGAGCTTCAAATACCTCGTCGAGGGCGACGGCACGCTCCGGGCCTGA
- a CDS encoding histidine phosphotransferase family protein, whose amino-acid sequence MSDLTALVGSRICHDLISPIGAIGNGMELLAMAAADAPGEAPGEELALISDSVARANARIRMFRLAFGAASEDAEVAGREVCEILADYYGGTRLSVTADPPAALSRSAAKSALLSVLCAETALPRGGRIALNWRDGGVTLAAEAERMTLDPRLWAPLSDGRPSHEDLRPAEVQFALLPMALSALGRRLSLDHDDTWLTLAF is encoded by the coding sequence ATGTCTGATCTCACCGCGCTCGTGGGCTCGCGCATCTGCCACGATCTTATCAGCCCGATCGGCGCCATCGGCAACGGGATGGAGCTTCTGGCCATGGCCGCGGCCGACGCCCCCGGCGAGGCGCCGGGCGAGGAACTGGCGCTGATTTCCGACAGCGTCGCCCGCGCCAATGCCCGGATCCGGATGTTCCGCCTCGCCTTCGGTGCCGCCAGCGAGGATGCCGAGGTGGCCGGGCGCGAAGTCTGCGAAATCCTTGCGGATTATTACGGCGGCACCCGGCTGAGCGTCACCGCCGACCCGCCCGCCGCGCTGAGCCGAAGCGCGGCCAAGAGCGCGCTTCTGTCGGTCCTCTGCGCCGAGACCGCCCTGCCCCGCGGCGGCCGGATCGCGCTGAACTGGCGTGACGGTGGCGTCACCCTGGCGGCCGAGGCCGAGAGGATGACGCTCGACCCCCGGCTCTGGGCGCCGCTGAGCGATGGTCGCCCCTCCCATGAAGACCTCCGCCCCGCCGAAGTGCAATTCGCGCTTCTGCCGATGGCGCTGTCCGCCCTGGGGCGACGGCTGTCGCTCGATCACGACGACACCTGGCTGACACTGGCCTTCTGA
- a CDS encoding DUF3553 domain-containing protein encodes MRPMNAILEPGMLVRHPGEPDWGLGQVQSVIGARITVNFTDAGKVVIDGTRIELMPVFSS; translated from the coding sequence ATGAGACCGATGAATGCGATCCTCGAACCCGGAATGCTGGTGCGCCATCCCGGAGAGCCGGATTGGGGGCTGGGCCAGGTGCAATCCGTGATCGGCGCACGTATCACGGTGAATTTCACCGATGCGGGAAAGGTCGTCATCGACGGAACGCGGATCGAGCTCATGCCTGTCTTTTCGTCCTGA
- a CDS encoding GNAT family N-acetyltransferase, producing the protein MQPPDDFFELRLARTEADLMAAQRLRYEVFVAELGADGPLVDHEARLECDDLDPHFDHLLLIDSRRDAATLDHVVGVYRLLTSERAAEIGRFYSEDEYDLSALKASGRRLLELGRSCVHPDYRGGTALYHLWNGLADYVLDQEIEVLFGVASFHGTDAGALAQPLSYLHHRHLAPPELRARVLPDHFQRMDLMPEAALDRKGAMLAMPALIKAYLRLGGFVGEGAFIDRAFNTTDVCLLMDTARMNAKSRSRYMRGQE; encoded by the coding sequence ATGCAGCCGCCCGACGATTTCTTTGAGCTGCGCCTCGCCCGGACCGAGGCCGATCTGATGGCCGCCCAGCGTCTGCGCTACGAGGTGTTCGTGGCCGAACTGGGGGCGGACGGCCCGCTGGTCGACCATGAGGCGCGGCTTGAATGCGACGATCTCGACCCGCATTTCGACCATCTGCTGCTGATCGACAGCCGGCGCGACGCGGCGACGCTCGATCATGTGGTGGGGGTCTACCGGCTTCTGACATCCGAAAGGGCGGCGGAGATCGGGCGGTTCTACAGCGAGGACGAATACGATCTGTCGGCGCTGAAGGCCTCGGGGCGGCGGCTGCTGGAGCTGGGACGCTCCTGCGTGCATCCCGATTATCGCGGCGGAACCGCGCTCTATCACCTGTGGAACGGGCTGGCCGATTACGTGCTCGACCAGGAGATCGAGGTCCTGTTCGGGGTGGCGAGCTTTCACGGCACCGATGCCGGGGCGCTGGCGCAACCGCTGTCCTATCTGCACCACCGCCATCTCGCGCCGCCCGAGCTTCGGGCGCGGGTGCTGCCCGATCATTTCCAGCGCATGGATCTGATGCCCGAGGCCGCGCTCGACCGCAAAGGCGCGATGCTGGCGATGCCCGCGCTCATCAAGGCCTATCTGCGGCTGGGCGGATTCGTCGGCGAGGGGGCGTTCATCGACCGCGCCTTCAACACCACAGATGTCTGCCTCCTGATGGATACGGCGAGGATGAACGCCAAGAGCCGCTCGCGCTACATGCGGGGGCAGGAGTGA
- a CDS encoding lysophospholipid acyltransferase family protein, with product MTTWRGAPPPDMPRIGAAGWLRVGLRGAGLIGLLALGMALTLPLRLIERPLFGLRRPVTPWITQAVSRAALAILGLRYRRRGRPMRARGALVANHASWLDIFSLNAGGRVYFVSKAEVADWPGIGWLARATGTVFIARDRREAKAQADLFEARLRAGHRLVFFPEGTSTDGRRVLPFKSTLFAAFLGAELRGILSVQPVTVIYTAPEGEDPAFYGWWGDMGFGPHALKLLASPRPGGVELVYHPPLKVSEFADRKALARACEAAVRSAAPTA from the coding sequence GTGACGACCTGGCGGGGGGCGCCGCCACCCGACATGCCGCGGATCGGGGCGGCGGGGTGGTTGCGGGTCGGGCTGCGCGGCGCCGGGCTGATCGGGCTGCTGGCCCTTGGCATGGCCCTGACGCTGCCCCTGCGGCTGATCGAGCGGCCTCTCTTCGGGCTGAGGCGCCCGGTCACGCCCTGGATCACGCAAGCTGTCAGCCGCGCCGCGCTGGCGATCCTCGGATTGCGCTACCGGAGGCGCGGCAGACCGATGCGCGCGCGCGGTGCGCTGGTCGCGAACCACGCCTCCTGGCTTGACATCTTTTCGCTGAACGCGGGCGGGCGGGTCTATTTCGTGTCGAAGGCCGAGGTCGCGGACTGGCCCGGCATCGGCTGGCTGGCCCGCGCGACGGGGACGGTCTTCATCGCGCGCGACCGGCGCGAGGCGAAGGCGCAGGCCGATCTCTTCGAGGCGCGGCTGAGGGCCGGTCACCGGCTGGTCTTCTTTCCCGAAGGCACCTCGACCGATGGCCGGCGGGTTCTGCCCTTCAAGTCGACGCTGTTCGCGGCCTTCCTCGGGGCCGAGCTGCGCGGGATCCTCTCGGTGCAGCCGGTGACGGTGATCTATACCGCGCCCGAAGGCGAGGACCCCGCCTTTTACGGCTGGTGGGGCGATATGGGCTTCGGGCCGCATGCGCTGAAGCTTCTGGCCTCGCCCCGGCCGGGGGGGGTGGAGCTGGTCTACCACCCGCCGCTGAAAGTGTCGGAATTCGCCGACCGCAAGGCGCTGGCGCGGGCCTGCGAAGCGGCGGTGCGCAGCGCGGCGCCGACGGCCTGA
- a CDS encoding thiamine phosphate synthase, whose product MAEPERPQIYLITPPAFDPDSFAPRLAAVLDAHEIACLRLSMASHDEDLVARAADALRETAHARDIPLVIDAHVGLVERLGLDGVHLTDGARSVRKVRKLLGADAIVGAFCGASRHDGIGAGEAGADYIAFGPAGESGLGDGSRAEADLFGWWSEMIEIPVVAEGALDAATVAALSPVTDFFALGEEIWREDDAAAALGALIAHMG is encoded by the coding sequence ATGGCCGAACCCGAGCGCCCGCAGATCTACCTGATCACCCCGCCTGCCTTCGATCCCGACAGCTTCGCGCCGCGCCTTGCCGCGGTGCTCGACGCCCATGAGATCGCCTGTCTGCGCCTGTCCATGGCCAGCCATGACGAGGATCTCGTGGCCCGCGCCGCCGATGCGCTGCGCGAGACCGCCCATGCCCGCGACATCCCGCTGGTGATCGATGCCCATGTCGGGCTGGTCGAGCGGCTGGGGCTGGACGGGGTGCATCTGACCGACGGCGCGCGCAGCGTCCGCAAGGTGCGCAAACTGCTTGGCGCCGATGCGATCGTCGGCGCCTTCTGCGGCGCCTCGCGCCATGACGGGATCGGCGCGGGCGAGGCCGGGGCCGATTACATCGCCTTCGGACCGGCGGGCGAAAGCGGGCTGGGCGATGGCAGCCGGGCCGAGGCCGATCTGTTCGGCTGGTGGTCGGAAATGATCGAGATCCCGGTCGTGGCCGAGGGCGCACTTGATGCGGCCACCGTCGCGGCCCTGAGCCCGGTCACCGATTTCTTCGCCCTGGGCGAGGAGATCTGGCGCGAGGACGATGCCGCGGCAGCCCTTGGTGCGCTGATCGCCCATATGGGCTGA
- a CDS encoding RNA methyltransferase, with protein sequence MTANQPVFVLVRPQMGENIGAAARAMWNFGLDRMRLVAPRDGWPNPRAVALASGAGRLLDHAGIHSTTAEAIADCDYVFATTARPRGLTKPVVTPEQAMTETRALLAAGRRVAVLFGPERAGLENDDIARANAIVNVPVNPDFASLNLGQCVLLSAYEWRRQTAGILPERLELAGADPASLQDVEKLAEHYEERLSEAGFFFPETKAPGMKIALRNMWSRMPLTRPDVQILHGMLRQLTRARGRGE encoded by the coding sequence ATGACCGCCAACCAGCCCGTCTTTGTCCTCGTCCGCCCTCAGATGGGCGAAAACATCGGGGCGGCGGCGCGTGCGATGTGGAATTTCGGGCTCGACCGGATGCGTCTGGTCGCGCCGCGCGACGGCTGGCCCAATCCGCGCGCGGTGGCGCTGGCCAGCGGTGCCGGGCGGCTTCTCGACCATGCCGGGATCCATTCCACAACGGCCGAGGCGATTGCCGATTGCGACTATGTCTTTGCCACCACGGCACGGCCGCGCGGCCTGACCAAGCCCGTCGTCACGCCCGAACAGGCGATGACCGAGACCCGCGCCCTGCTGGCCGCCGGGCGCCGGGTGGCGGTGCTGTTCGGGCCGGAGCGCGCCGGGCTTGAAAACGACGACATCGCGCGCGCCAATGCCATCGTGAACGTGCCGGTGAACCCGGATTTCGCCTCGCTCAATCTGGGCCAATGCGTCCTGCTCAGCGCCTATGAATGGCGGCGCCAGACCGCCGGGATCCTGCCCGAACGTCTGGAACTGGCGGGGGCCGATCCGGCCAGCCTGCAGGATGTCGAGAAACTGGCCGAGCATTACGAGGAGCGGCTGTCCGAGGCCGGGTTCTTCTTTCCCGAGACCAAGGCGCCGGGGATGAAGATCGCCCTGCGCAACATGTGGAGCCGGATGCCGCTGACCCGGCCCGATGTGCAGATCCTGCATGGAATGCTGCGGCAATTGACACGGGCGCGGGGCCGCGGCGAGTGA
- a CDS encoding COX15/CtaA family protein, which produces MSKTRSKPKTRSIFEEVGTEAPPERPVVQPGAIDRAARRGARGAVAWWLISVFVLIAAMLIAGGVARLTGHPASLPGFGPLYGQLPPLDASGWSAAFERFTAAGGSADLAGFRTLYWWDWGIRQAGTLAALVWALGSLGFLAFGKLPKGWAVRLLPLGGTILGIGAADWTMGPTGLLPAPFDAASLRLAAMTGFGFAGMGLAAWGAMQLRRTEAQLMQARRARDGRAFGMATGVMHLAFLQIIFGAMLGALDQGRSFPDWPLMAGAILPPEPLALEPVWRNIWDNPGLVQFLHRGLGYLVVLLGLAAWLRGRKSPHARTRRAFDWLGVMIFGQAVLGVGSVLYAGQWHMALTHLVGAVLLWILVLRARFMAQYPVQQSIRG; this is translated from the coding sequence ATGAGCAAGACCCGCAGCAAGCCGAAGACCCGCAGCATTTTCGAGGAGGTCGGCACCGAGGCGCCGCCCGAACGGCCGGTGGTACAGCCCGGCGCCATCGACCGCGCCGCCCGGCGCGGCGCGCGCGGGGCCGTCGCCTGGTGGCTGATCTCGGTCTTCGTGCTGATCGCCGCGATGCTGATCGCGGGCGGCGTGGCGCGGCTGACCGGCCATCCGGCGAGCCTGCCGGGCTTCGGTCCGCTTTACGGCCAGTTGCCGCCGCTCGACGCTTCGGGCTGGTCTGCCGCCTTCGAGCGCTTCACCGCGGCCGGAGGCTCGGCCGATCTCGCGGGCTTCCGGACGCTTTACTGGTGGGACTGGGGCATCCGGCAGGCGGGCACGCTTGCGGCGCTGGTCTGGGCGCTGGGCAGTCTCGGGTTTCTCGCCTTCGGCAAGCTGCCCAAGGGCTGGGCGGTCCGGCTTCTGCCGCTTGGCGGCACCATCCTCGGGATCGGCGCGGCCGATTGGACGATGGGGCCGACGGGGCTCTTGCCCGCGCCCTTCGACGCCGCCTCGCTGCGGCTGGCGGCGATGACGGGCTTCGGTTTCGCCGGGATGGGGCTCGCCGCCTGGGGGGCGATGCAGCTGCGCCGCACCGAGGCGCAGCTGATGCAGGCCCGCCGCGCCCGTGACGGGCGCGCCTTCGGCATGGCGACCGGGGTCATGCATCTGGCCTTCCTGCAGATCATCTTCGGGGCGATGCTGGGCGCGCTCGATCAGGGTCGCAGCTTTCCCGACTGGCCGCTGATGGCGGGCGCGATCCTGCCGCCCGAGCCGCTGGCGCTGGAACCGGTCTGGCGCAATATCTGGGACAATCCCGGTCTCGTGCAGTTCCTCCATCGCGGGCTTGGCTATCTGGTCGTGCTGCTGGGGCTCGCGGCCTGGCTGCGGGGGCGCAAAAGCCCCCATGCCCGCACCCGCCGGGCCTTCGACTGGCTTGGGGTGATGATCTTCGGCCAGGCGGTGCTGGGTGTCGGGTCCGTGCTTTACGCAGGCCAGTGGCATATGGCACTGACCCATCTGGTGGGCGCGGTTCTTCTGTGGATTCTGGTGCTGCGCGCCCGGTTCATGGCGCAATATCCGGTTCAGCAATCCATCCGGGGGTGA
- a CDS encoding carboxypeptidase M32, with product MTAFDELMSFQRETEALGQVAMRLGWDQETVMPRGAAQQRAEEMGALETVLHRRRSDPRLGDWLGAIDDDLLDETGRAQMRHIRRSHARATRLPETLSAEIARVTSRAQGIWAEARAADDATHFLPTLREVVRLKREEAAALAMGGDLYDALLDDYEPGATAAGLAAMFDRMRPRLVGLRERIMGSGRTPAPLAGHFPEAGQMALSREVATHFGYDWRHGRLDFSVHPFTSGSGTDVRITTRVDEAEPLGALYSTLHETGHGVYEQGIDPAYGLTPLGAGVSMGVHESQSRIFENQLGRSRAFCGWLHGRMTEVFGFAGAADAEAFYAAVNRVHSGHIRTESDEVHYNLHIMLRFDLERELIAGRLEVEDLEEAWNTRFEADFGVAVERPSQGLLQDVHWSVGLFGYFPTYTLGNVYAGCLYQALRAAVPSLDADLARGHAEPATAWLKAEVQRHGGLYEPAETIRRACGFAPSEAPLLDYLDAKFGAIYGL from the coding sequence ATGACCGCCTTTGACGAGCTGATGAGCTTCCAGCGCGAGACCGAGGCGCTCGGTCAGGTCGCGATGCGGCTGGGCTGGGACCAGGAGACGGTGATGCCGCGCGGCGCCGCGCAGCAGCGCGCCGAGGAAATGGGCGCGCTCGAGACGGTCCTGCACCGCCGCCGCAGCGACCCGCGTCTGGGCGACTGGCTGGGGGCGATCGACGACGATCTGCTTGACGAGACCGGCCGGGCGCAGATGCGCCATATCCGTCGCAGCCATGCCCGCGCGACGCGCCTGCCCGAGACGCTGTCGGCCGAGATCGCCCGGGTCACGAGCCGCGCCCAGGGGATCTGGGCCGAGGCCCGCGCCGCCGATGATGCGACGCATTTCCTGCCCACCCTGCGCGAGGTGGTGCGGCTCAAGCGCGAGGAGGCGGCGGCGCTGGCGATGGGGGGCGATCTTTACGACGCTCTTCTCGACGATTACGAGCCCGGCGCGACCGCAGCCGGGCTGGCGGCGATGTTCGACCGGATGCGCCCGCGTCTGGTCGGCCTGCGCGAACGGATCATGGGCTCGGGGCGGACGCCCGCGCCGCTTGCGGGCCATTTCCCCGAGGCCGGGCAGATGGCGCTCTCGCGCGAGGTTGCCACGCATTTCGGCTATGACTGGCGGCATGGGCGGCTCGATTTCTCGGTCCATCCCTTCACCTCGGGCTCTGGCACCGATGTCCGGATCACCACCCGGGTCGACGAGGCCGAGCCGCTGGGCGCGCTTTACTCGACGCTGCACGAGACCGGGCATGGGGTCTATGAACAGGGGATCGATCCGGCCTATGGGCTGACGCCGCTGGGCGCGGGCGTCTCGATGGGGGTGCATGAAAGCCAGAGCCGGATCTTCGAGAACCAGCTCGGGCGCAGCCGCGCCTTCTGCGGCTGGCTTCACGGACGGATGACCGAGGTGTTCGGCTTTGCCGGGGCGGCCGATGCCGAGGCGTTCTATGCGGCGGTGAACCGCGTCCATTCGGGTCATATCCGGACCGAATCCGACGAGGTGCATTACAATCTGCACATCATGCTGCGCTTCGATCTGGAGCGCGAGCTGATCGCCGGGCGGCTTGAGGTCGAGGATCTGGAAGAGGCCTGGAATACCCGCTTCGAAGCCGATTTCGGGGTCGCGGTCGAGCGGCCGAGCCAGGGGCTCTTGCAGGATGTGCACTGGTCGGTCGGGCTGTTCGGCTATTTCCCGACCTATACGCTGGGCAATGTCTATGCCGGTTGTCTCTATCAGGCACTGCGCGCGGCGGTGCCCTCGCTCGACGCCGATCTGGCGCGCGGCCATGCCGAGCCCGCGACCGCCTGGCTGAAGGCCGAGGTCCAGCGTCACGGCGGGCTTTACGAACCGGCCGAGACGATCCGACGGGCCTGCGGCTTTGCCCCGTCCGAGGCGCCGCTTCTCGACTATCTCGATGCCAAGTTCGGCGCGATTTACGGGCTTTGA
- a CDS encoding enoyl-CoA hydratase, translated as MTEILLRNDTRGVAILTMNAPERLNALSDAMLAALQAQIDALAGDRDTRVVILKGSGKAFCAGHDLKEMQAGRQALDGGRAYFADLFERCARVMTGLMRLPQPVIAAPHGIATAAGCQLVASCDLAIAAEGTRFGVNGVNIGLFCSTPMVALSRNIPRKQAFEMLTTGQFIDATRAEALGLINRAVPAEMLEDAAWRLAETLAGKLSPAIRVGKGLFYDQLDCGIDEAYARAGTAMVENMMLEETQEGIGAFLEKRPPAWQV; from the coding sequence ATGACCGAAATCCTGTTACGCAACGACACCCGGGGCGTGGCCATCCTGACAATGAACGCGCCCGAGCGGCTGAACGCGCTCTCCGACGCGATGCTGGCCGCGCTGCAGGCCCAGATCGACGCGCTGGCCGGGGATCGCGATACCCGCGTGGTGATCCTGAAGGGCAGCGGCAAGGCCTTCTGCGCCGGGCATGACCTGAAGGAGATGCAGGCCGGTCGGCAGGCGCTCGATGGCGGCCGGGCCTATTTCGCCGATCTCTTCGAGCGCTGCGCGCGGGTGATGACGGGGTTGATGCGCCTGCCCCAGCCGGTGATCGCGGCCCCTCATGGCATCGCCACCGCGGCGGGTTGCCAGCTGGTGGCCTCCTGCGATCTGGCAATCGCGGCCGAGGGCACGCGGTTCGGGGTGAACGGGGTGAATATCGGACTGTTCTGCTCGACGCCCATGGTCGCACTCAGCCGGAACATCCCGCGCAAGCAAGCCTTCGAGATGCTGACCACGGGCCAGTTCATCGACGCCACAAGGGCCGAGGCCCTGGGGCTCATCAACCGGGCGGTGCCCGCCGAGATGCTGGAGGATGCCGCCTGGCGGCTGGCCGAGACGCTGGCGGGCAAGCTTTCGCCCGCGATCAGGGTCGGCAAGGGGTTGTTCTACGACCAGCTCGACTGCGGAATAGACGAAGCCTATGCCCGCGCGGGCACGGCGATGGTCGAGAACATGATGCTGGAGGAGACACAGGAAGGCATCGGGGCCTTCCTCGAGAAGCGCCCCCCCGCATGGCAGGTCTGA
- a CDS encoding PaaI family thioesterase, whose translation MKPMMDVPALNGFLRSSFPQIGTEFVVEEVAPMQVRVRLAVTERHLRPGGTVSGPSMFALADVGIYLAVLAMIGPQALAVTTNCSIDFMRKPAAGRDLICEARLLKLGRVLAVGDAMIRSEGMEGVVARASLTYSIPPK comes from the coding sequence ATGAAGCCGATGATGGATGTCCCGGCGCTTAACGGCTTCCTGCGCAGCAGCTTTCCGCAGATCGGCACAGAATTCGTGGTCGAAGAGGTCGCGCCAATGCAGGTGCGGGTGCGGCTCGCGGTGACCGAACGGCATCTGCGGCCGGGCGGCACCGTGTCGGGCCCGTCGATGTTCGCGCTGGCCGATGTCGGCATCTATCTGGCGGTGCTGGCGATGATCGGGCCGCAGGCGCTGGCGGTGACGACCAACTGTTCGATCGATTTCATGCGCAAGCCCGCCGCCGGGCGCGACCTGATCTGCGAGGCGCGGCTTTTGAAGCTGGGCCGGGTGCTGGCGGTGGGCGATGCGATGATCCGCTCCGAGGGGATGGAGGGCGTCGTTGCCCGGGCCAGCCTGACCTATTCGATCCCGCCGAAATAG
- a CDS encoding DUF1638 domain-containing protein, with amino-acid sequence MTAPDDRGLTETGLAPEGSGRILVIGCGALAHEILALKRLNGWDHLDLTCLPAIWHNHPERIAPGLRALVERHRAAYPTILVAYADCGTGGQLERTCAELGVEMMEGPHCYAFFEGAAAIAARAEAGADAEIDAFYLTDFLTRQFDAFVWRPLGLDRHPELVTAYFGNYRRLVYLAQTKDVALDRQAEACATRLGLAYERRPTGYGDLAGFLSGRG; translated from the coding sequence GTGACGGCACCCGACGACCGCGGCCTGACCGAGACCGGGCTGGCGCCGGAAGGATCGGGCCGGATCCTGGTGATCGGCTGCGGCGCGCTGGCGCATGAGATCCTTGCGCTCAAGCGGCTGAACGGCTGGGACCATCTCGACCTGACCTGCCTGCCCGCGATCTGGCACAACCACCCCGAACGGATCGCGCCGGGGCTGCGGGCGCTGGTCGAGCGTCACCGCGCCGCCTATCCCACGATCCTCGTGGCCTATGCCGATTGCGGCACCGGCGGCCAGCTTGAACGAACCTGTGCCGAGCTCGGGGTCGAGATGATGGAAGGCCCGCATTGCTATGCCTTCTTCGAGGGCGCCGCGGCCATTGCCGCCCGCGCCGAAGCCGGGGCCGACGCCGAGATCGACGCCTTCTACCTGACCGATTTCCTGACCCGGCAATTCGACGCCTTCGTCTGGCGTCCGCTCGGGCTCGACCGCCATCCCGAGCTTGTCACCGCCTATTTCGGCAATTACCGGCGCCTCGTCTATCTGGCCCAGACCAAGGATGTCGCGCTGGACCGGCAGGCCGAGGCCTGCGCCACCCGCCTGGGTCTTGCCTATGAGCGGCGCCCGACAGGCTATGGCGATCTGGCCGGCTTCCTGTCGGGACGCGGCTGA
- a CDS encoding B12-binding domain-containing protein translates to MANEDDDIVLAELPDEELVPQMQDDLYDGLREEVVEGVEILLSRGWAPYRVLTEALVSGMTVVGRDFRDGILFVPEVLLAANAMKGGMGILKPLLAETGAPRMGKMVIGTVKGDIHDIGKNLVAMMMEGAGFEVVDIGINTDVDGYLAALETEQPDILGMSALLTTTMPYMKTVIDTLAARGIREDYIVLVGGAPLNEEFGRAIGADAYCRDAAVAVETAKTFVARKHNRAVAS, encoded by the coding sequence ATGGCCAACGAAGACGACGACATCGTTCTGGCAGAGCTGCCGGACGAAGAGCTGGTTCCGCAAATGCAGGACGATCTTTACGACGGACTCAGGGAGGAGGTCGTCGAAGGGGTCGAGATCCTGTTGTCGCGCGGCTGGGCCCCTTACCGGGTGCTGACCGAGGCGCTGGTCTCGGGCATGACCGTCGTCGGTCGCGACTTCCGCGACGGGATCCTCTTCGTGCCCGAGGTGCTGCTGGCGGCCAATGCCATGAAGGGCGGCATGGGCATCCTCAAGCCGCTGCTGGCCGAAACCGGCGCGCCGCGCATGGGCAAGATGGTGATCGGCACCGTCAAGGGCGACATCCACGACATCGGCAAGAACCTCGTCGCGATGATGATGGAGGGTGCCGGGTTCGAGGTCGTCGATATCGGCATCAATACCGACGTGGACGGCTATCTCGCCGCGCTGGAAACCGAACAGCCCGATATCCTGGGCATGTCGGCGCTGCTGACCACGACCATGCCCTACATGAAAACGGTGATCGACACATTGGCCGCCAGGGGCATCCGTGAGGATTACATCGTGCTGGTGGGCGGGGCGCCCCTGAACGAGGAATTCGGCCGCGCCATCGGTGCCGACGCCTATTGTCGCGACGCCGCCGTCGCGGTCGAGACCGCCAAGACCTTCGTCGCACGCAAGCACAACCGCGCCGTGGCGAGCTGA